In Mangifera indica cultivar Alphonso chromosome 1, CATAS_Mindica_2.1, whole genome shotgun sequence, a single genomic region encodes these proteins:
- the LOC123218153 gene encoding calcineurin B-like protein 4, which translates to MGCVLTKKSRQFPGYEEPSVLAAETPFTVSEVEALYELFKKLSSSIIDDGLIHKEEFQLALFRNRNRRNLFADRIFDLFDIKRNGVIEFGEFVRSLGVFHPNAPVEDKITFAFRLYDLRQTGFIEWEELKEMVLALLHESDLMLSEDVVETIVNKTFNDADAKGDGKIDLDEWKEFVSKNPSLIKNMTLPYLKDITLAFPSFVANTEVEDEEVQVHIKSNMY; encoded by the exons ATGGGTTGTGTCTTGACCAAAAAAAGTAGACAATTCCCTGGTTACGAGGAGCCTTCTGTTCTTGCTGCTGAAACACCTT TCACTGTTAGTGAAGTTGAGGCCTTGTATGAGCTGTTTAAGAAATTAAGCAGCTCAATAATTGATGATGGGCTTATTCACAAG GAGGAGTTTCAGCTTGCACTCTTCAGGAACAGGAATAGGAGGAATCTTTTTGCTGACAGG ATCTTTGATCTGTTTGATATCAAGCGCAATGGGGTCATCGAGTTTGGGGAATTTGTTCGATCATTGGGTGTCTTTCATCCAAATGCACCTGTCGAGGACAAAATTACAT TTGCTTTCAGATTGTATGATCTAAGGCAGACTGGTTTCATTGAGTGGGAGGAG TTAAAGGAGATGGTATTGGCATTGCTGCATGAATCAGACCTCATGCTTTCAGAAGATGTTGTTGAAACTATTGTGAATAAG ACTTTTAATGATGCTGATGCAAAAGGTGACGGAAAAATTGATCTAGACGAATGGAAAGAATTCGTGTCAAAGAACCcctctctaataaaaaatatgactCTTCCATATTTGAA GGACATAACCTTGGCATTTCCCAGCTTTGTGGCAAATACTgaagttgaagatgaagaagtcCAAGTTCATATCAAATCTAATATGTATTGA